One Tripterygium wilfordii isolate XIE 37 chromosome 10, ASM1340144v1, whole genome shotgun sequence DNA segment encodes these proteins:
- the LOC120007058 gene encoding uncharacterized protein LOC120007058 → MDSKEDGEGHEDRPTSPYGVLHHLSEEAVEVAGEAVHSVHLGNPNSQSGPGHRRSQSEVTPVVHRRTSSFQRLKSQVQKAWRWGANSRERDYNPNFNPEVLGNQKRQWYQLHSKTLEHVQYKDPTSLFEHFIIVGLHPDANLEVVENAFAKRKKWELDMKKSGLIEMLDYRGPSFPTLEPQTLFKYPPGKRLAMRLKDLSAFCFPGGVKARLLERTPSLSDLNELVYGQEHLGRDDLSFVFSLKAVDNATLYGVCLHVTEMVQKPPGILATSSPLSQSSGRCCRYLVSAPRCYCVLTRVPFFELHYEMLNSIIAQERLNRITQFVTEMSLTSYVPSAAKLHCQMNGYVESPRTDCSADLMASAIPVDSAVALAAAATGIISDDEIQSSSLKMSDPPSPESVTASESSDLRQAREVDKDGRRNSQYFDECASEVSETRFDALERMYSSGEVGQVSPVIGSFWCFRSRTMEGVGSSECLFSPVRSMASEDEDDILFLNSEKDFGDELIMEWARENKNDLLQIVCSYHALPIPARGSEIVFRPLEHLQAVEYRRPSVEAFGIPGKYLDSIEAAEVNAKLAAAEEALALSIWTTATMCRVLSLESVMSLLAGVLLEKQVVVVCPNLGFLSATVLSVVSMIRPFQWQSILLPILPGRMLDFLDAPVPFIVGININLLI, encoded by the exons ATGGATTCAAAAGAGGATGGGGAGGGACATGAGGACCGGCCAACATCACCGTATGGGGTGCTGCATCATTTGTCCGAGGAGGCAGTTGAAGTGGCTGGTGAAGCAGTGCACAGTGTGCACTTAGGTAACCCTAACTCCCAGTCAGGGCCAGGACACAGGCGAAGTCAAAGCGAAGTTACGCCTGTGGTGCACAGACGTACCAGCAGTTTTCAGAGGTTGAAGAGTCAGGTACAGAAGGCATGGCGATGGGGTGCCAATTCAAGGGAGCGTGATTACAACCCAAACTTCAACCCTGAGGTCTTGGGTAACCAAAAACGCCAGTGGTATCAGCTTCACTCCAAAACTCTG GAACATGTACAGTATAAGGACCCCACATCACTTTTTGAGCACTTCATCATTGTGGGTCTTCATCCAGATGCAAATCTTGAAGTTGTGGAGAACGCATttgcaaaaaggaaaaaatgggAGTTGGATATGAAAAAATCTGGATTAATAGAAATGCTAGATTATCGAGGTCCTTCTTTTCCAACATTGGAGCCTCAG ACACTTTTTAAATATCCTCCTGGGAAGAGATTAGCAATGCGCCTGAAGGATCTGTCTGCCTTCTGTTTCCCTGGAGGTGTTAAG GCACGGTTGCTGGAGAGGACTCCGTCACTAAGTGATCTCAACGAACTAGTTTATGGACAG GAGCATTTAGGGAGAGATGATCTGTCATTTGTATTTTCACTTAAG GCGGTGGACAATGCTACACTTTATGGGGTTTGCTTACATGTCACAGAAATGGTTCAGAAGCCTCCTGGCATCTTAGCTACCTCATCACCCCTTTCTCAATCATCAGGAAGGTGCTGCCGTTATTTAGTTTCTGCGCCTCGCTGCTACTGTGTGCTAACCAGGGTTCCTTTCTTTGAGTTGCATTACGAGATGTTGAACAG TATCATTGCACAGGAGCGTTTAAATAGGATAACACAGTTTGTCACGGAAATGTCTCTCACCAGTTATGTCCCTTCAGCAGCCAAACTTCATTGTCAAATGAATGGGTATGTTGAGTCTCCTCGTACGGACTGCAGTGCTGATTTGATGGCTTCTGCAATACCTGTTGACAGTGCAGTGGCTCTTGCAGCTGCTGCCACTGGAATCATATCAGATGATGAAATCCAATCCTCTTCATTAAAGATGTCGGACCCACCATCTCCTGAAAGTGTCACTGCCAGTGAATCTTCAGATCTTCGTCAAGCAAGGGAAGTAGACAAAGATGGAAGGAGGAACTCACAGTATTTTGATGAATGTGCCTCTGAGGTGTCGGAAACTCGTTTTGATGCTCTAGAAAGAATGTACAGCAGTGGGGAAGTTGGCCAGGTTTCTCCAGTGATAGGTTCCTTTTGGTGCTTTAGGAGCCGCACAATGGAGGGTGTTGGGAGTTCTGAGTGCCTTTTCAG TCCAGTCAGAAGCATGGCATCAGAAGACGAGGATGACATACTTTTCTTGAACTCTGAAAAGGATTTTGGTGATGAATTAATAATGGAATGGGCAAGG GAAAACAAAAACGATCTACTACAGATAGTCTGCAGCTATCACGCTCTGCCTATTCCTGCCAGAGGAAGTGAAATAGTGTTTCGGCCTCTCGAACATTTACAGGCAGTTGAATATAGACGACCTTCAGTTGAAGCCTTTGGCATTCCTGGAAAATATCTAGATTCAATAGAAGCCGCTGAG GTCAATGCAAAGTTGGCTGCTGCCGAGGAAGCACTTGCTTTGTCAATTTGGACAACCGCAACTATGTGCCGAGTTCTGTCACTTGAAAGTGTAATGT CACTACTGGCTGGGGTGTTACTAGAAAAACAAGTTGTAGTGGTCTGCCCTAACCTG GGTTTCCTATCAGCTACAGTCTTATCTGTTGTTTCCATGATTCGTCCTTTTCAATGGCAGAGTATATTGCTTCCA ATTCTACCTGGAAGGATGCTTGACTTTCTAGATGCACCAGTTCCCTTTATA GTTGGTATTAACATAAACCTGCTGATTTGA